The following proteins are encoded in a genomic region of Haloarcula marina:
- a CDS encoding universal stress protein, whose protein sequence is MVFLVPFDGSPLAETALNRAVTYAEALDTDVVAVSLIPTGSDYAQRRRRVDPHEDFAAETAASDLRRKIEEATDDAELHYNDVSAYSANELSETIRQVAKDVGATVVFLGSADTEDVVVPIADSADGNDYDVHIVRRA, encoded by the coding sequence ATGGTGTTTCTCGTTCCGTTCGACGGTTCGCCGCTCGCAGAGACCGCCCTCAACCGCGCGGTCACCTACGCCGAGGCACTGGACACTGATGTCGTCGCCGTCAGTCTCATCCCGACCGGGTCGGACTACGCACAGCGGCGCCGCCGGGTCGACCCGCACGAGGACTTCGCCGCGGAAACGGCCGCCAGCGACCTCCGTCGGAAGATAGAGGAGGCCACCGACGACGCGGAACTGCACTACAACGACGTGAGCGCCTACTCCGCGAACGAACTCTCGGAGACGATTCGACAGGTCGCGAAGGACGTGGGGGCGACCGTCGTCTTCCTCGGGAGCGCCGACACGGAAGACGTGGTCGTCCCCATCGCCGACTCCGCAGACGGCAACGACTACGACGTGCACATCGTTCGCCGGGCGTGA